The sequence below is a genomic window from Ovis canadensis isolate MfBH-ARS-UI-01 breed Bighorn chromosome 1, ARS-UI_OviCan_v2, whole genome shotgun sequence.
CTTAAATATATGCTGaatatctaaatatttttaaaatcatgaaaactCAAGGGAAATATCTATTTATTAGTGCTATGAATGagcattttttttagaaaacaaaatttgcaATGCCTatcttaaaatgtgaaaaaaaatttttttttgtctcttatttATACCCAAAGGTATCAGAGTCAATGCCATAGAGACATGATGGAGAGTCAAAAGGCATGAGCATTTTGTAACCCTTTAGATACTGACTTAGTACCTCAAAGCCTTACTCTCCTACATAATTTTAGAAATGCTGAATATAGAATGTAATAAGGTATTTAAAACAGCTTTTAAATTAATGTTACATATTTgcataaaaaatatgtaaaatatcataaaagATGTTTTAGGATATTTTGTAAATGCGATATTTTCTAAAACTTAGCAATTTTATTTGCAGCTATACAGCATAAATAATGTAATGGGAGAAGCATGGGACTTACAGTAACACAGATCTAGAACAAAGTCCATTTTGTATCTGATTTTGGTGACTCATTTCTCTGAGTCTTATTCTCAGTAATATCTTTTGTGAAGCAGGGCTAATAACTACCTTGAGTAATAATTGAAAGGATAAATGATATCTGGAAGTATATCAAACTGCTGTACAAATTCTAAGGCATTATATATGAATGTTCATTTAGTTGTTACTTTAATTGGTATAAAGCCAGTTTGATCCCATGGTGGACAAACATTTTGTAATTTAGCtgctttgaccccatgaactgaaggcttcaaggctcctctgtccatggaattctccaggcaagaatactgaagtggatagccattcccttctccagggcatcttccccacccagggatcaaacccaagtctcccatactgcaggcagattctttaccatctgagccacagggaagccccaatttatcTGCTTAAggagacatttttaaatttattttttatttttttctcttacttttcctttttttaattgaaagataattgccttacagaattttgttgttttctgtcaaacctcaacatgaatcagccataggtgtacagacatcccctcccttttgaacctccctcccatctcccccccgcatcccacccctctagttgaTACAaagcctctgtttgagtttcctgagccaaaatttacttttaaaataagataatatttaGCCGTAAATAGTTAAACTATCTGCCATTTCTGATTTTAAGGGACATTCCAGAACTGAGCTTTCTAGCCTGTTTAGAATCTTCTCCTGTTAAGACAAGTTGACTTTATTTAGAATAGATTTTTCTACTCTTGTTTATCATGAAAATATTGCTGATTCCCCATTAAATACTTAACATTGTGTAGATATTGATAGCAACTTAGAATTTTCACTGTTGCATTATTCTGTTCCTAAAAACCGTGAAAAGAGTTTGAACTTTAGAAAGTAACATTATCCTTATATTAAGATGTGTCTCATGAATATGTAATATTCAtagtaaatttgttttgttttgttttacagcaAATAATGGTTATTCTAAAGATGATTTCTGCCTTGCAACAAAAAAAGTCATTTGTGACCCCTCAGAGTCTAGCTCGGCAACAAATCCCAGCAGTGTTACCTTAAGCTTATCAACATTACCATCTGATTTTTATTATAGCCAAAGTGTAGAAATAGCTGATGACTGGTATTCTGATGATTCTCAAATGAAAAAGAGCCCTCCGATGCCTTTTCTCGGGGAGCCTCTAATGGAAAAAGTATTTTCATACTTGACAACCATTCCATTAGAACAATGTACTGAAAATGTACTAAATATGACACTTTGTGATGATCAAAAAGATGATAACCTTAAGGAAATATTTACGCGAAGAAATACAGAGGTTGAAATACAGAACCTTCAACATAATACtgaatgacttttttcttttgaaactttGTGTACCCTGAAATCATGTAAAGTTAAAACTGAATTACCAGCTTCTGAGTCTCTTAACATGTCCATGCTAgtattatttcttttgttatttatcATAGAGTGGTCCTACTtccctttccaattatttgtagaaaCAAAATTACAGGAAGAAGTAGAGTGATATCATAAACATTAAGTTTAACTCCTTGTATCTCATCAAAggatataataaataatacaaaagtattttaacatataggagaaatactTTAAGAAATCCTCagcacaaatacattttaaataaaacatttgcagcatttctttatacttctgacattttcagttttatttcagtgTGGGTAAGACTGGACAGAATACTTCCATCAgctattctgatttttaaatacataaatcacCTACCATTTAAATCTTATTATGCCATGATTTTCATAAGCAATATAACTTTGTTCCTCTAGGGGAGCCTGTAACACTgaagaatacagaaaataattttctttgccCTATCCTATGTCTGTTTCTCAGAATGACCCTCTGACCCTTACCCCACTATGATGAAGGTATAAGCAGTTATGTTCATAAGCACCTGACTCAAGCTCGGATGAACCAGAATTTCTCTCTAGTCTGAGAAACCCATGGTCAAATTTCAATTTATGGCTCCCATGGATTTTTGACACCTACCCCataattaatctttttttctttctcataaatACTCTTCATGTAATTAGgccctgcttttctttctcttcggAAAAACAATGAACTTTATCATTACTTTTTGTGCTTAAAACACTCACACTGGGACTGTGCATATCTTCCCAAGAGATAAATCATGTCTATTAcaataaatgaaaggaaacttGTCTCAGATATGGTAGTAGTATTATACAGGCCCATCATTTCTCTcttagacaggatattaaaaaatattagaacACCTCTGTCTTTTGAAGCATCTGGTCATATTTGTTGATTAGATTGTGAGAATATCTCTCTATATCTCTCTACATCCATTCCTAAATCAAAATAAGCCATTTCAGTTAGTAGTTTGTAAAGAATCGTAAAAAAAAATGGTCtctatttcttgattttctaCCAACTTCTATCTTATTGCCTATCCCAGAGAAGAAAGTCATCTCTAATTTTGGTAAGATTCTAAATCTTCCCTAGAAATTTGGGGTTAGAGACAACAGATTCTAGCCTTGTTTTGACTAATCTCTGGAATAGAAGAGACATAAATTGGGGAGCTGTGGATTGCCATGTCCCACCCTGTGGtttaggaagaaaagaacagCAAATCTGCAGTAAGAGAGCAGTGAAATATTTGCAAAGTGAAGAACAGAGATGAGAGATCAGAAAAATGTGATCCCTGGCTTTCTTAACAGTGCTCCATTCCCTTATTCCAGCCCTTCTTGAATCCTGCCCTTGGCTTAGTAAGGCACCCTCATATCTTAATTATAAATTCCCCTTTTTgcttaagctgctgctgctgctaagtcgcacagttgtgtctgactctgcgacccctaaCAGATTTGATTTCTGTTACTAGCCACTATCACTGAGGCCTGTTtttaactgttttgttttgttttgttagctTTGGTGAGGTACCCATATAATTCTTTAATAAATTACCCTTTTTGCATTAAGTAGAGTTTTGTTTCTGTTACTGTAACCAAAGCATCCTAATCAAATTCTTGTCAttacaaatgagaaataaaaagaactatACATTTAAAGAACTTCACACTGTAGTGATAGAAAAAACTGAGTATTTCTTCAGAACCTAATACATTTGCTTGTTTATTAATGTGTTACTTTGTATCATAGGTATATACCTTGTTCTCTTTGAAAACTCTAATGAGCAGTACATATGATATTACAGCATgtcttttaaagtgaaagtgaaagttcctcagtcgtgtccaactctttgcaaccctatggactatacagtccatggaattctccaggccagaatactggagtgggtagccgttcccttctccaggggatcttcccagcccagggatggaacccaggtctcctacattacaggcagattctttaccatctgagccaccagggaagcccacatgtgtTTTAGGTCAGTGACAAAGGACAGTTTATTATTCATAGCAATATCCAAAGTATCAtcatttttgcctcttttcttgAGCCCCAGTTCCCAAAAGGCAGTGAAAAGAGGCCCAAATAATGACTGCACAGTGGATTGCATAACAGGAAAGAACACTGAGTTAATGGAAGCAAGTATTTTATAATGTGCAATAAGCATGCCTGCCCTTTGAACCATAGGAAGCCACAATATATTCTAAGAGTGTTTTGCTCCATATACATTGGTGAATAGAATTTGGTGTTCTGTGTGTCTGCTCACAGGCATGCAGAAATACAAGAGATCTGTGATTAACACTGCCATAGGGTATTgattacagtttatttttaaatcacaaatacCTGGAAACCAACACAGATTAgcttaggaaaaatatttttatttgtaaatcgAATTCAAATAATGGTTTAGCAACTAAATATAGAAAGCACAAGAACATCTCTTCTTGGGTCTCAAGAACAGATGGAACAGGGTCAAAGTCCGTCAAGACTATTTCTGTTTATACCAGTCAAGTTTTGATGAGGGGAAAATGAATCACTATCATGTATGAGAAAGGGGATTTTTAAGAGCTATATCTTAAATAGTTGTAGAAGAAGCTGGGGAAGTGAAGGTTTAGAAGAGAAGTTAGAGGATCAGAGAAGTCACATAGTCTGAGAAGCCACCTTGTCCAGCTGCCACAGGGAGcctggggaagggggaaggaaggcTTGTGAGAATGTCTAGAGGAAGATGCGCCTCTGTGTAGCAACTGCCTTGACGGTATTTTATCAACCATCTGCTGGGGACCCTGGAGCCATTGTTTGTCAACAGGGTCAACAGTTAGGAAGAAAAGCTGTATGCTGGGGGAATGAACTAGAAACTCAGCAGAGGAGAGTGAGGACAATTTGGAGCCCATTGTCCTCTGCTGATACCACATGTAAACATGATGGCCTTCACAGAATAATGGCTTCTGCTTGAAGTCTGCCTTCCAAATACTGCACAGATTACTTTCTTGGCCAACTCTAACCCATAACCATACAGGGGAAAGTGTACAGGGAAACATAATTCTAGCGTAAGGAGTTAACAGAGTATAAACTATCTCAGTCCACTCATCAATTTGGCGTTCATTTGctagagtcccaaagagtcgggcacaactgaagcaatttcgcatgcacgcacacatgcacacacactttaaCAATATTTAAAACTTCTGCAAAAAGAAGTAGCAATTGTGTCCTCATGTTCCATGATGAGATGATGCAAGATACCCCCTATAAAAAACAATGCACCTAGACTCTCCCCAGTGGAAGATACAGAGTCCCACTTGTCACTTTGTCCATTTTTGAGTGATGTTTCTCTTTTAGCGAGACAGATCCGCATTGAAATTCTGTAAcctaaataatgaaatataaggTTAGCCACTATTTACATGTGTTCTTAGAGGAATAAgatagaggaagaaaagaaaaagaactggtaTATATTCATTTCAAGGTAGGAGTGAAATGCCTGTAACTACTGCCATCATTTTTGTAATTTGTCACGTGGTCATTGCTGAGACAAAATACTCACAACTGGATTACCAGGAGTAATAGAAGAGTCACTCTTTTCTACACCCTTTCTTTCTTGGGCCTGAGAATCCTAGCCAAGAGATAGAGAGATCTCACTATATCTTGGTATGGAACACATCTGTCTGGGCCATGAAAAGTGTTGCTGTTAAAACTGGGTCTTCAAAAagtcccctccccaacccccataCCATTCTATCAGATTCATGCTTTTGGTAAAAGGGAAAATGGTAAGAAAAGTTAATTCCATGAGCACAACCCTACTGACACACCTCATTTGATGTCAAGTGAAATTGTCTTCTGGTCAGAAGCGATCTTTTCAGATACCATGATGGTGAATCAGGTACCCTGAAGTCCAGGGATAGTGGTAAAGGAAGAAGCTCTGTGGTCTGGAAAGGCAAATCCATATCTAAAGTGAAATTCAACTGAGAACACAGGTAATAATTTTCTCATGGTAGATGTAGTCTGATGTAATCAACCTGTTACCAGATGGTGATACATGCTCCTCCCAGGAAATGGGGAACCAGTGTTAGTCTCTGCTTTTTGCAAGTGGGGCTCTCAGAAGTGGCTGTAGTCACATCAGCTTTAGTGAGTGGAAGTCCATGTTCCTAAACCCATAAGTAACTTTCATCCCTTTCAACATGGTTGTTTTCTCCATGAGTCTATTGGACAAGGACAAGGGTAGCTGTTGGAAGAGGCTGACTGACGTCCGTGGAACAGATCATCTTGTCCACTTGATTATTAGCATCTTCTGATATTGCCTTTTGGGGAGCATTTACAAGGGCCTCCAATTTATCTTCACACTTTGTGCCCATTCTGAGAAATTTACCTACAAGTGTCTTCCTTGACTCCTTATTGGTGATTTTCCAATTGTATTCCTTACAAGTTCCCAGCCATCCCCCCCACATCATTAGCCACTGCCAATGAGTCAGTGAAAATCTATACGTCTGAATGTATACTTCTTCCAGTCTATAAAAATAGGTCAGTGCTCAGAGTTATGCCTACTAAGACTGTCTTTCACTCCTGACCGTCAGAGTGATATATGAGCAGGGCTATGGTACTCCAACTCTGAATTTTTAGCTGAAGCTGGCACGTCGTTCAGAAGCATCTGTGAACCAGTGTCAAATATTTCCCTCCTCAGTCAACTGGTGACAAGCAAGTCCACTTGATCTCATAGATACAAGTTGAGAGAAGACCAGGTAGCAGGAATCAGAGCCCCAAGAATATTAACCATTTCCTCGTACAATTTCTTTGTGCCTTCAGAATCTACTCAAATTCAGTTTTACATGTCTTAATGCCATGTTAGATCTATCACAGATCTGTATGCCTAACTTTATCTATTAGTGAGTCAGACAACATCCAGTTCATGGCGAGCAGCTCAGTTCACCAGTTCAAGGTAGCTTGGTGGCCATGGTCACAGATTAAGCCTCTACTAGTCTAATGGCAAGCTAGGTGTTGTTTCCAAAAGGTGAATAATTATTGGCAGGTGTAACACAGCTTTGTTTGGAATCCTATAAACTTTGATTAACCTTATTTGGCTGCTGAAATCTCCATATGGCTTCCTATCTGATAGATGCTTCAAAGAGCAAAGATCTGCTGGGCCATATGGCCCAAGGGGCAGAACAACTAACTTGGTAACCTGGACCTGTTGCAGAGCCTTCTATTCTTTTGGGCAATAGTCAGAACTGGAACTCTTTCCAGTTAACTCAGTGAGTCAGAGTAGCATATCCAAGTGAGGTTTGTGTTGCCTCCAGTATCCACTGTACCTCTTAGGGCTTGGAGAAGTCAGATGCAGCAACTTGAAGCATCTTGTCCATTTCCATCTGAACATGCTCCAGACCGCTGGATGCTAAGAATTTACTGAGGCAACAAGCCCTTGTATTTTGTGGAATTTATTTCCACCTTCTGACATGCATATATCTTATCAAATTATCTAGAATAGTTGCTAATTCTTATTCACCATGGACAATCAGCATGATACCACAAATATCCTGTGGTGTCCATTCATGTGTAACGAAGATCAAGACCATTTGGACTAGATTATGATGGAGGGTTAGAAAAACAATATAACCCTTGGGGGGAACAGTGAGGGTACAGTGCTTTTCCttgcaaatgaaataaaactgcaTCTTGTGGTTCATACTAACAGGAATAAAGGCGGGGGAGTATTTGCCAGAGGAATAGCAGATACAAGGGaaagtgttgattttttttttccagcaatgaAGCAACACATGAACAGCAGCTTTAATTGAGGTCTACCTGAATAAATCATTTGGAACAATCCTCTTTCATCTTCTAGAAGCTATCTGTCTTCTGCACAGGCCAGAGAAGCAAGCTGAAAGAAGAGTCACCATCCCTGCCTCTTCAGGCAACATTAatctttttcatctttctatGTGGTTTTGCTTTTGGTTTCTTATTTTGGTAGGGAGAAACACTTACAGTGCCTTGCATTTGGTTTTTGCTACCATAATAACTCTCATTCCATAGGTTAGAGAGCCTACATGGAGATTTTGTCATTTGTTAAGTATGTCTATTCCAATTATGCTTTTTGCAACTGAAAAGAAAACCATGGATTGGGTTTGGAATTCACTGGACCTGTTGAAATGGACCCAAACCATAACTACATTAGTGACCTGACCTCCGTAAACCCCTATTTGACTAGTGAACTACTGTGACATTTTAAAACTCCAGTAATTAGTATTAATTCACAACTGCTGTCTCCATTTAAAAATCTGGTTATTTCCCTTAGCCCAGTGCACCATCACACTGGAAAATGGTTGTACTTATTTAGGGGGAAGCCTAGAAGGAAGATTTACAGTGTGAATTTTCAGCAGAGCAGTGAGGTCCTTCCTCAAAACCATCTTTTATCCTAAGGGCTCTGGGTCTGAGAAAAAGCTTAAATCTGGGATGTAGTTGAGAAACCACAACTCTATATTGTAGAGATTCAAGCTATTTATCTAGCTAGAGCTTTTTCTCTCATTCAAATCAAGTTAGCTTTTATAGGTTAAATCTGTCTGCACTGTGGTAGACAACAGCTGAAGTGTCTGCTTGGCTCTTTCAGCTCTTGTTTTGCCCCTGGACACCTTGGATTATCACCTATGTAACAATTCAATAGTAAGCCATGGCAGAGGACCAAAGatacattttcccaaagacatacagatggccaacaagcacatggaaAGTTGCTcggcatcactaatcatcagagaaattcaaatcaaaaccacaatgagatgttacatcacacctattagaatggttgTCATCAAGACAAATATAAAAAGTGTTAGCActtagtggagaaaaaggaatgcttgtgcactgttggagggaatgtaagttggtgcagccattatggaaaacagggtggagattcctcaaagattttaaaatggaactaccatatggGCCAGCAATTCTGGATCATATCCACAAGAAATGAAAAGCTATCTCAAAGAGGCATTTGTATCttcatgttcattgtagcattaattacaatagctaagacacagaaacaagtttcatcagtggatgaatggataaggaaaatgtggtatatatagacAATGGAAGAGTGTATAGGACTATATAGTGaacatcttgccatttgtgacattGATGGACTTGATGGGCATCATGCTAAGAGAAATCAggggaaaacaaatattgtatagtctcacttatatgtggaatttcaaaaaacaaaactcaaagaaacagagggcagatgagtggttgccagaggcttgGGGTAAGGGGTGGagatggtcaaaaggtacaaatttccatttctaagataaataagttctgggaTATAATATACACCATGGTGTttttagttaacaatactgtattacatatttgagtgttgctaagagaataaagttctcatcacaagaaaaaaattgcaacACTTTGGTGATAAAAACATTAATTATACTTGTAGCAACCATTttgcaatacatatatatatgtgaaatcattatgttgtataccttaaactaatattgtcaattacatctcaataaaactgggaaatttttaaagaaattaaaatatattttaaaaaatgttgagccCTGAATTGCAGGAGCATTTATATGCAGATTTGGTGTTCCACATCCATTTTAGCAGTCACCAATAGGTGACGGTACTTTTGTGGAAGTCCAGGAATCTAGTGTAGAAGTTCCAAAATACCACCAAAGAAAAATCtgagaagaaatattttgaaaatggtaAGATAAAGAGTTTCACTTTGCCCATGTTACCTCTCCCTCAAGGTAGCAGGGCTTGGTGTCAGGAGAACCCCACAGCCTGTGATTTTGCCCACAGGAGATGAA
It includes:
- the C1H1orf185 gene encoding uncharacterized protein C1orf185 homolog, whose product is MRSFSFFNHLTYFLAAGAVTLGIGFFALASALWFLICKRREIFQDSKFKAVDEKCRQRPSKAKIKSHPQCVFISRNFHTGRFQSQEEQRKKETACIKANNGYSKDDFCLATKKVICDPSESSSATNPSSVTLSLSTLPSDFYYSQSVEIADDWYSDDSQMKKSPPMPFLGEPLMEKVFSYLTTIPLEQCTENVLNMTLCDDQKDDNLKEIFTRRNTEVEIQNLQHNTE